Proteins found in one Brevibacillus brevis genomic segment:
- a CDS encoding LysM peptidoglycan-binding domain-containing protein, whose translation MQIHVVEEGQTLASIAETYGTTPEAINKANELPDPDKLATGQAMVIPIVGSYYWVKRGDTLYTISQRNQISAAELARVNGISPYKPLQVGQKLYIPPRPRRAADFNAYVEPRRTVPPAMEADVRTAAPHLTYLAPFSFRIKRDGTLQRPNLNNFPAIAKENQALLMMVVTNLEKGQFSTELGALILNDQEFQNKLLDNILATARELGMGDIHFDLEALPTTGAEAYASFLRKARDRIHAAGLMMSVALAPKTSAVQAGKWYSAHDYKAIGALADFVVIMTYEWGYSGGPPMAVSPIGPVRRVLQYAITEIPAEKILMGQNLYGYDWTLPYERGTTARALSPQAAIALASQHNAVIRYDYRAQAPFFTYTDNQGKQHQVWFEDARSIQAKFNLVKQLGLRGVSYWKLGLPFPQNWLLIEENFRVRKRA comes from the coding sequence ATGCAAATCCACGTGGTGGAAGAAGGACAAACCTTAGCGAGCATCGCCGAGACGTACGGAACGACCCCGGAAGCGATCAATAAGGCGAATGAATTGCCAGACCCCGATAAACTGGCAACCGGACAGGCGATGGTGATCCCGATTGTAGGAAGCTACTATTGGGTCAAACGAGGAGATACGTTGTATACGATCAGTCAGCGAAATCAGATCAGCGCAGCAGAGCTTGCTCGCGTCAATGGGATTTCTCCCTATAAACCGCTACAAGTCGGGCAAAAGCTATATATCCCGCCTCGCCCTAGACGAGCGGCTGATTTCAATGCGTATGTGGAACCGCGCCGTACAGTCCCACCCGCGATGGAAGCGGATGTTCGGACGGCTGCCCCTCATCTTACGTATTTGGCACCGTTCAGCTTTCGTATCAAACGGGATGGAACTCTCCAACGACCAAATCTGAACAATTTTCCGGCGATCGCAAAAGAAAACCAGGCCCTACTGATGATGGTCGTGACGAATTTGGAAAAAGGTCAGTTCAGCACGGAATTGGGCGCACTCATCCTGAACGATCAAGAGTTCCAGAACAAATTGTTGGATAATATTCTCGCGACCGCCCGTGAGCTTGGAATGGGGGATATCCATTTTGATTTGGAGGCTTTGCCTACAACAGGTGCAGAAGCGTACGCGAGCTTCTTGCGAAAAGCAAGGGATCGTATACATGCAGCGGGGTTGATGATGTCTGTTGCGCTCGCGCCGAAGACGAGTGCTGTGCAAGCAGGCAAATGGTATTCCGCCCATGATTACAAGGCGATAGGAGCGCTTGCCGATTTTGTCGTGATCATGACGTATGAATGGGGCTATAGTGGTGGTCCTCCCATGGCGGTTTCTCCGATCGGACCGGTGCGGCGTGTCTTACAGTACGCCATTACCGAAATACCAGCCGAGAAAATTTTGATGGGCCAAAATCTGTACGGATACGACTGGACCTTACCGTACGAGCGAGGGACGACAGCGCGAGCATTGAGTCCACAGGCAGCGATTGCACTGGCTTCCCAGCATAATGCCGTCATCCGGTATGACTATCGGGCGCAGGCTCCGTTTTTTACGTACACCGATAATCAAGGCAAGCAACATCAGGTGTGGTTTGAGGATGCACGGTCGATCCAAGCCAAGTTCAATCTGGTTAAACAGCTTGGTTTGCGAGGCGTCAGCTACTGGAAACTCGGTTTGCCATTTCCGCAAAATTGGCTGTTGATCGAGGAGAACTTTCGCGTCCGCAAGCGTGCATAG
- a CDS encoding aldehyde dehydrogenase family protein → MTATYNNYIAGAWVTSHTGQVFPSTNPANTNEILGYFQKSDGLDARSAIEAAANAFGEWSQKSAPTRGEFLFSLIHLLEKHKEELAETITREVGKTLREARGEVAKTITSMKQLTGEATRLTGQTVPSFDERVIGYTVREPIGVFAIIAPWNFPLGIGLWKIVPAILAGNTVVFKPASNTSLISVKLVQLLIESGVPSGVVNLVTGPGAVIGDELANHPLVKGISFTGSSEVGLALGRAVGARGGKIQAEMGGKNPAIILADADIDLAIDSIVLSGFFDNGQRCTGTSRVLVVPEVAEQVKAKLIERAKGLKIGNGFDPDNHNGPVVDEHQLNLYLHYVQKGIEEGGVLECGGKRLVEGELAQGYFVAPTVFTGITQEMTIANEEIFGPVIAVIDVDSFEHAMQVANQVEFGLSSTIFTNDLQKAFQFVKGIQSGVTHVNMPSTHFESQFPFGGKKISGLGPREQGESALDFYVETKTVYIRP, encoded by the coding sequence TTGACAGCAACCTACAATAACTACATCGCTGGAGCTTGGGTGACGAGCCATACTGGACAGGTTTTCCCTAGCACGAACCCTGCCAATACGAATGAGATTCTCGGTTATTTTCAAAAATCGGACGGGCTGGATGCACGTTCTGCGATTGAAGCTGCTGCCAATGCTTTTGGTGAATGGTCGCAAAAATCGGCTCCCACACGTGGAGAGTTCTTGTTTTCCCTCATTCACTTATTGGAAAAACACAAAGAAGAGCTCGCAGAAACGATCACCCGTGAAGTAGGAAAAACATTGCGCGAAGCGAGAGGCGAAGTTGCCAAGACAATCACTTCCATGAAGCAGTTGACCGGGGAAGCCACACGCTTGACGGGTCAAACGGTGCCTTCCTTTGATGAACGGGTAATTGGTTACACGGTGCGAGAGCCAATCGGGGTTTTCGCGATCATTGCCCCATGGAATTTTCCGCTGGGGATTGGCTTGTGGAAGATCGTCCCAGCCATCCTCGCGGGCAATACGGTTGTATTCAAACCAGCGAGCAACACCTCCTTGATTAGCGTAAAGCTGGTACAGCTCCTGATTGAAAGCGGCGTTCCCAGTGGCGTTGTGAATTTGGTAACAGGACCAGGTGCGGTAATCGGGGATGAATTAGCGAATCATCCACTGGTCAAAGGGATCTCATTTACGGGTTCTTCTGAAGTGGGACTTGCCTTGGGGAGGGCAGTTGGAGCCAGAGGAGGCAAGATTCAGGCGGAGATGGGCGGGAAAAATCCGGCGATCATACTCGCGGACGCCGATATTGACCTCGCTATCGATTCCATCGTATTGAGTGGATTCTTCGATAATGGCCAACGCTGTACGGGGACAAGTCGTGTATTGGTTGTTCCCGAAGTAGCCGAACAAGTAAAAGCAAAACTGATCGAGCGGGCGAAGGGCTTGAAAATCGGGAATGGTTTCGATCCAGACAATCATAACGGTCCAGTAGTGGACGAGCATCAGCTCAATTTGTATCTTCATTATGTACAGAAGGGCATCGAAGAAGGCGGCGTACTGGAATGCGGGGGTAAGCGCCTTGTAGAAGGTGAACTCGCCCAGGGCTATTTCGTTGCTCCGACGGTATTTACCGGCATCACGCAGGAGATGACGATTGCCAACGAAGAAATTTTTGGCCCTGTGATCGCCGTGATCGATGTGGATTCTTTCGAACATGCTATGCAAGTGGCTAACCAGGTGGAATTCGGCTTGTCCTCCACGATTTTTACGAACGATTTGCAAAAAGCGTTCCAATTTGTCAAAGGCATTCAGTCAGGTGTCACGCATGTCAATATGCCGTCGACTCATTTTGAATCACAGTTTCCGTTTGGCGGCAAAAAAATATCTGGGTTGGGTCCGAGAGAGCAAGGGGAGTCAGCGCTCGATTTTTACGTCGAGACAAAAACGGTTTATATTCGGCCATAA
- a CDS encoding kinase-associated lipoprotein B, whose product MNWNPGDIVRVSQRTGEYIAEVLEIHDSKLLVKVLAVTKYPTQGDLHSSYEVDVPLFHQRPALSYMEKFMTPVQGVIRYNGAIPDYKESVRQAMEREMEKLAKMAAWAERCLAELEKMHKEAFTNTK is encoded by the coding sequence ATGAACTGGAATCCGGGAGATATTGTTCGTGTTTCGCAGCGGACTGGTGAATATATTGCAGAAGTATTGGAAATCCACGACTCGAAGCTGCTGGTAAAAGTGTTGGCAGTAACCAAATACCCAACCCAAGGCGATTTGCATTCTTCCTACGAAGTAGATGTGCCGCTGTTTCACCAGCGTCCAGCACTCTCTTACATGGAAAAATTCATGACGCCTGTCCAAGGGGTCATTCGCTACAATGGAGCGATTCCAGATTACAAGGAATCTGTGCGTCAGGCGATGGAGAGAGAAATGGAAAAGCTTGCAAAAATGGCAGCTTGGGCAGAGCGCTGTCTCGCTGAGCTCGAAAAGATGCACAAGGAAGCCTTTACAAACACGAAATAG
- a CDS encoding LysE family translocator, producing the protein MVSFGTLIAFLFVSLGMVCSPGPNMIYLISRTISQGRKAGVISLLGVILGFVIYMIATMLGLSALFITVPFIYESVKWVGAVYLLWLAWNAVKPGAASILKPDTLSIEPPKKLFLMGFMTNLLNPKIAILYVSLLPQFVDPARGSVLLQSAILGLTQIAVSFTVNLLIVLVASRVAMWFGTRPTWLRVQRWLMASVLTGLAASLAFDRR; encoded by the coding sequence TTGGTGAGCTTTGGTACTCTTATTGCCTTTCTATTTGTTTCGCTCGGCATGGTTTGTTCTCCGGGCCCTAACATGATTTACCTCATTTCTCGTACCATTTCTCAAGGTCGCAAAGCTGGAGTCATCTCACTTCTTGGTGTCATACTTGGATTCGTGATTTACATGATTGCAACCATGCTCGGCCTCTCTGCTCTTTTCATAACGGTTCCGTTTATTTACGAATCAGTCAAATGGGTCGGAGCTGTATACCTGCTTTGGCTCGCTTGGAATGCGGTCAAACCGGGTGCAGCTTCCATTCTCAAGCCTGATACTCTTTCGATTGAACCACCGAAAAAGTTATTTTTGATGGGATTCATGACAAATCTACTGAACCCCAAAATTGCTATTTTGTATGTTTCACTCTTGCCTCAGTTTGTAGATCCTGCGCGGGGATCGGTGCTCCTGCAAAGTGCTATTTTAGGCCTCACACAAATAGCCGTCAGCTTTACCGTTAACCTGCTTATTGTTCTGGTAGCAAGCAGAGTTGCTATGTGGTTTGGCACACGCCCAACATGGCTGCGCGTGCAGCGTTGGCTCATGGCAAGTGTCTTGACAGGTCTTGCTGCGAGTCTTGCTTTTGATCGTAGATAG
- a CDS encoding alpha/beta hydrolase, producing the protein MIVRGSVFSSMLEMETGITVIIPNKFNMEQNYQVVYLLHGLCGSNGDWANYTMLPVYANDYNAIFVMPEISRSFCSDMKFGFKYFSYISEELPIICKSVFNISSEREDTIIIGDSMGGYGALKCALSKPEQYGYCCAFSSPCLFLKEDLDEHGEIEKFRMVYGEQMLKDFQGILGGDLEWSEEHEILDLANKIKDQSVRPEIYIACGTEDFLRDSNVRFSNEMRNLNFDIEYEEWSGNHDWYFFNEALQKALKKVLK; encoded by the coding sequence ATGATAGTAAGGGGTAGTGTTTTTTCTAGTATGCTAGAAATGGAAACCGGAATAACGGTTATTATTCCAAACAAATTTAATATGGAGCAAAATTATCAAGTGGTATATCTGCTTCACGGTCTTTGCGGAAGTAATGGTGATTGGGCAAATTATACGATGTTGCCTGTTTACGCAAATGACTATAATGCAATATTTGTAATGCCGGAAATTTCCAGAAGTTTTTGTTCGGATATGAAATTTGGATTTAAATATTTTAGTTACATTTCCGAAGAATTGCCAATCATATGCAAAAGTGTCTTTAACATATCTTCAGAAAGAGAGGATACGATAATTATTGGTGATTCAATGGGAGGATATGGAGCTTTGAAATGTGCATTGTCAAAACCAGAGCAATATGGTTATTGTTGTGCATTTTCATCACCGTGCTTGTTTCTAAAGGAGGATTTAGATGAGCATGGAGAGATTGAAAAATTCAGAATGGTTTATGGAGAACAGATGCTCAAGGATTTTCAAGGGATTTTAGGAGGGGACTTGGAGTGGAGTGAAGAGCATGAGATATTGGACTTAGCTAACAAGATCAAAGATCAGTCAGTCAGACCTGAAATATATATCGCATGTGGAACTGAAGATTTTTTGCGTGATAGTAATGTAAGATTCAGCAATGAAATGCGGAATCTTAACTTTGACATTGAATATGAAGAATGGTCTGGCAATCATGACTGGTATTTTTTCAATGAAGCGTTACAAAAAGCATTAAAGAAAGTTTTGAAATAA
- a CDS encoding NAD(P)-dependent oxidoreductase, with translation MEAIGVIGIGAMGKGMVCNLLQKGYHVYAYDPSPAAKAWAKEKGATVVESPLAVGSVARVVFTSLPGPAIVEEVMLGEDGLFLSLGAGSFVFDTSTIDPATAKRLNQHGVGKGIYYYDCPVSGGPAGSAAGTLTIMVGGDEAKLPEIMDYLRAIGKEIFYLGESGSAQVAKLCHNSVVAVITAALGEAFSVGAKAGVDPHKLAAVMDKGSAHNRVLSVFGPNILYGTYENTVFSLDHMHKDLQLYAQTAREHQVPVLVGGTVAQMYAAAKAQGKGSWDSSAVCTVTEELAHTTIAR, from the coding sequence ATGGAAGCGATTGGCGTTATCGGCATTGGTGCAATGGGCAAAGGGATGGTCTGCAATCTGCTGCAAAAAGGCTACCACGTGTATGCCTATGATCCAAGTCCGGCAGCAAAAGCCTGGGCGAAGGAAAAAGGAGCGACGGTCGTAGAGTCTCCACTGGCAGTGGGTAGCGTAGCACGTGTCGTTTTCACTTCGCTTCCAGGTCCTGCGATTGTTGAGGAAGTCATGCTGGGTGAGGACGGACTTTTCTTATCATTAGGGGCTGGTAGTTTCGTATTTGATACAAGTACGATCGATCCTGCCACGGCAAAACGTCTGAATCAGCATGGCGTAGGTAAAGGGATCTACTACTATGATTGTCCGGTGAGTGGAGGACCCGCGGGTTCTGCTGCCGGAACGTTGACCATTATGGTTGGCGGTGATGAGGCAAAGCTTCCGGAAATCATGGACTATCTCAGGGCGATTGGGAAGGAAATTTTTTATCTGGGGGAATCCGGCTCCGCACAGGTGGCGAAGCTTTGTCACAACTCTGTCGTTGCAGTCATTACAGCAGCGTTGGGCGAGGCGTTCAGTGTCGGGGCAAAAGCTGGCGTTGATCCACACAAGCTGGCAGCTGTTATGGACAAAGGCTCTGCCCACAATCGTGTGCTCTCCGTTTTTGGGCCGAACATCTTGTACGGTACGTATGAAAATACCGTCTTTTCCTTGGATCATATGCACAAGGATTTACAGCTATATGCACAAACCGCACGTGAACATCAAGTGCCTGTTCTCGTTGGAGGCACGGTTGCGCAAATGTATGCGGCAGCCAAAGCACAAGGCAAAGGGAGCTGGGATTCCAGTGCGGTTTGTACCGTGACCGAGGAGCTGGCTCATACAACGATTGCGCGTTAA
- a CDS encoding thioredoxin family protein, whose protein sequence is MQELSSIELNQYLQEKESVALFVYTPMCGTCKLAARMLSIMQETLPTVPLYQININTAPILAEQWQVTSVPALLIFYKNQLLDRHYAIQSVGFLYDVLKPLA, encoded by the coding sequence TTGCAAGAACTATCCTCCATAGAACTGAACCAATACCTGCAAGAAAAGGAGTCGGTCGCTCTTTTTGTCTATACACCGATGTGTGGGACCTGCAAGCTTGCAGCACGTATGCTCAGCATCATGCAAGAAACATTGCCTACCGTCCCTCTGTATCAGATCAACATTAATACGGCACCAATATTGGCAGAACAATGGCAAGTAACCAGCGTACCCGCCTTGCTGATCTTTTATAAAAATCAATTGTTAGACCGCCATTATGCCATCCAGTCCGTTGGATTTTTATACGATGTATTGAAACCTCTTGCCTAG
- a CDS encoding phosphotransferase enzyme family protein, whose product MTKLFHLDSENDIEKVVAQSQQIAQKAMHEYDLDWQHIRFNQLSDTCTFVIETEKDGNYLLRIHGTTNRKEIDSELAWLSYLHEKIEVEIPTGIDGRNGSKTVSIKLANGECVFVSVMRWVKGEHTDKELTEEQVYKEGVLLAKLHTVSQHFQLTPEFARPIWGVDSFKHAMTRLTEHYHRFLTDEEFELYQLAADKVLTCLGKLDKNSSHYGMIHGDLHQGNIVFHNGDPRPIDFGRCGFGYYLYDIAHTILGLYPAQRELVVKGYESLRKLEGDWLPTLESFTVMVMIENYSHHAPDPRETEGLKEEQPYAIPIIQNYMNGKPFLFPSSH is encoded by the coding sequence ATGACGAAGTTGTTTCACTTGGATTCTGAAAATGACATCGAGAAGGTAGTGGCCCAGTCACAGCAAATCGCACAAAAAGCGATGCACGAATACGACTTGGATTGGCAACACATTCGATTCAACCAACTGTCCGACACTTGCACGTTTGTCATTGAAACGGAGAAGGATGGGAATTATTTACTCCGCATTCACGGGACCACGAACAGAAAGGAAATAGATTCCGAGCTTGCTTGGCTCAGTTATTTGCATGAAAAAATAGAGGTCGAGATTCCAACGGGAATAGATGGCCGCAATGGTTCCAAGACTGTGAGCATCAAGCTCGCAAATGGTGAATGTGTCTTCGTATCCGTCATGCGTTGGGTCAAAGGGGAGCATACAGATAAAGAACTGACCGAAGAACAAGTTTACAAAGAGGGTGTCTTATTAGCAAAGCTTCATACAGTATCTCAGCATTTCCAATTGACCCCTGAATTTGCTCGTCCGATCTGGGGAGTGGATAGCTTCAAGCACGCTATGACTCGTTTGACAGAGCATTACCATCGGTTTCTGACAGATGAAGAATTCGAGCTATATCAATTGGCAGCGGATAAGGTACTCACTTGTCTTGGAAAATTGGACAAAAATAGCAGCCACTATGGAATGATTCATGGCGATTTGCACCAAGGTAACATCGTTTTTCACAACGGAGATCCTCGGCCGATTGATTTTGGAAGATGTGGGTTTGGATACTATCTTTATGATATCGCCCATACCATTTTGGGTCTATATCCTGCCCAAAGAGAGCTAGTCGTAAAAGGCTACGAGAGTTTGCGGAAGCTAGAAGGCGACTGGCTCCCTACACTCGAGAGCTTCACGGTGATGGTCATGATCGAGAATTATAGTCATCATGCTCCTGACCCCAGGGAAACCGAGGGGCTAAAAGAGGAACAGCCCTATGCAATACCGATCATCCAAAACTATATGAACGGTAAGCCGTTTCTTTTTCCTTCATCGCACTAG
- a CDS encoding helix-turn-helix domain-containing protein, with product MRYTYAQQKYRFFYENEGQAVICLAHTTNEPIILTADQWELLWFGIRLLMAEEKMTAKAKESKKLFEGIRSISATLDVHQIIRGIIGNALAVIPAADAGLLHLYDPTIDRLIPKEAVGFHDTVFKDLKMRVGESIAGKVFEDGIPRMYRTNQETAHAMKDISADNFHSLNHAKALRDLNGLLCVPISRGEKRIGVLVLHQFHQENVFTEYDLDLLQGFADQTSIALQNAELYAEVKQAYDHMAAMRAQLQAKHDDLIQRNHIHESIKQLSLQNKGAETIVKNLSKMTGHSIHFADWLEQKMYPEKSMIFFSWDELYTLLNKRRQPVSVTLFSPASGDDQLFCLYPLINGSIFLGCLMIPLDERGLSDLARITVEQGSAVLILDLVKKQSISSVLYKRAHDLFQELIASKGNELVDRARSMGLQPQAKYYVVYAHLTQCQDLALLEANIHRLITRWKWEFSKTQMFVYGFHNHVTLLVRSFGSRDGKDIRERLQQASYEWDLGKEASLSIGVGSLASGIEQISKSYEEAKKAAHYLTNRSRSGVVHYKDLGVNRLMLNQSQADIDAFIQDVFAPFWEDPEKYEEWEQTIITYMKCSQSPQLTAKELHIHVNTLYQRLRKVEELLHIDLRNPEDLLKLQLACHLRQEG from the coding sequence ATGCGTTATACCTATGCCCAACAGAAATACCGTTTTTTCTACGAAAACGAGGGACAAGCCGTCATTTGCCTTGCACATACAACAAACGAACCCATCATTCTCACCGCTGACCAATGGGAACTATTGTGGTTCGGCATTCGCCTGTTGATGGCAGAAGAAAAAATGACAGCCAAAGCAAAGGAAAGCAAGAAGCTTTTTGAAGGAATTCGTTCCATATCTGCTACCCTCGACGTTCACCAAATCATCCGTGGCATCATTGGTAATGCACTGGCTGTTATTCCGGCTGCAGACGCAGGCCTCCTGCACTTGTACGATCCCACGATCGACCGATTGATTCCGAAAGAGGCCGTCGGTTTTCACGATACGGTGTTCAAGGATCTCAAAATGCGGGTGGGAGAATCCATCGCGGGCAAAGTGTTCGAAGACGGAATCCCACGCATGTACAGAACCAACCAAGAAACAGCCCATGCGATGAAGGATATCTCTGCTGACAACTTTCACTCTCTGAACCACGCCAAAGCATTGCGTGACTTGAATGGGTTGTTATGTGTTCCGATATCACGTGGAGAAAAGCGTATTGGTGTACTGGTCCTGCATCAGTTTCATCAGGAAAATGTGTTCACCGAGTACGACCTTGACCTCCTCCAAGGCTTCGCAGACCAAACTTCCATCGCCCTGCAAAATGCCGAGCTCTATGCTGAAGTCAAACAAGCGTATGACCACATGGCTGCCATGAGAGCTCAACTGCAAGCCAAGCACGATGATTTGATACAACGCAACCATATCCATGAATCTATCAAGCAGTTGTCCTTGCAAAATAAAGGGGCCGAAACAATCGTAAAAAACCTCAGCAAAATGACCGGACATTCCATCCATTTTGCCGACTGGCTTGAGCAAAAAATGTATCCTGAAAAGAGTATGATATTTTTTAGCTGGGATGAACTGTATACGTTGCTGAACAAAAGAAGACAGCCTGTTTCTGTCACCTTGTTCTCTCCCGCTTCGGGTGACGATCAACTATTTTGTTTGTATCCACTAATCAATGGGAGCATTTTTCTCGGATGTCTCATGATTCCCTTGGACGAACGCGGACTATCTGATCTCGCACGTATAACAGTCGAGCAAGGGAGTGCTGTGCTCATACTCGATTTGGTAAAAAAGCAATCGATCAGCTCCGTGCTGTACAAACGTGCACACGATCTTTTTCAAGAACTGATCGCAAGCAAAGGCAATGAACTGGTTGACCGCGCCCGTTCGATGGGGTTACAGCCGCAAGCAAAATACTACGTAGTTTATGCCCATCTGACGCAGTGCCAAGACCTGGCATTGCTAGAAGCAAACATTCACCGACTCATTACCCGTTGGAAATGGGAGTTTAGTAAAACACAGATGTTTGTCTATGGATTCCATAACCATGTCACCCTCCTCGTCCGGTCTTTCGGCTCTCGAGATGGAAAGGACATCCGGGAGAGGCTGCAACAAGCGTCCTATGAATGGGATCTTGGCAAAGAAGCATCGTTATCCATTGGTGTGGGAAGTTTGGCAAGCGGGATTGAGCAAATCAGCAAAAGCTACGAGGAAGCCAAGAAAGCCGCTCACTACCTGACCAACCGCAGCCGTTCTGGTGTGGTGCACTACAAAGACCTTGGTGTCAATCGCCTCATGCTGAACCAGAGTCAGGCCGATATTGATGCATTCATTCAAGATGTCTTTGCCCCTTTCTGGGAAGACCCGGAAAAATATGAGGAATGGGAACAGACAATCATAACGTATATGAAATGCAGTCAATCCCCTCAACTGACCGCCAAAGAGCTGCACATTCACGTCAATACGCTGTATCAGCGATTGCGCAAAGTTGAGGAGCTTCTTCATATTGATTTGCGAAATCCCGAAGACTTGCTGAAATTACAGCTCGCTTGTCATTTGCGACAGGAAGGATAA
- a CDS encoding MerR family transcriptional regulator: protein MLYTVNDVAKLSGTTIKTLYHYQKIGLLMPETVSENGYRYYGENELKRLQQILFYRELDFSLDSIKAALDHEPDRLRCLCEQQTLLKARQLRLERLLNTLEETIRHERKRGNMSTANMFDGLNEEEWKQAFTQQNEHLQKAYDFQLDTENLDVVSLNEKAAEAKAFMTFMAEALKNNKSVDDEAVVSAIENHLAFLQKDHPIDARAFAEQARFFLSDEFHRAMLEEQQTGLSYYICIAAENYASK from the coding sequence ATGTTGTATACCGTTAACGATGTAGCCAAACTGTCTGGTACCACAATCAAGACTCTGTATCACTATCAAAAGATTGGTTTGCTGATGCCAGAAACCGTTTCAGAAAATGGGTACCGCTATTACGGTGAGAATGAACTCAAGCGGTTACAACAAATCTTGTTTTATCGTGAGCTTGATTTTTCGTTGGACAGCATTAAAGCTGCACTTGATCACGAGCCAGACAGACTTCGGTGTTTATGTGAGCAGCAAACGCTGTTAAAGGCACGCCAGCTACGCTTGGAGCGCCTCTTGAATACTCTCGAAGAAACGATTCGACACGAAAGGAAGCGAGGAAATATGTCCACAGCGAACATGTTTGATGGATTGAATGAAGAAGAATGGAAGCAGGCATTCACTCAACAAAATGAGCATTTGCAGAAAGCGTACGATTTTCAATTGGATACAGAGAATCTCGACGTGGTTTCCCTGAATGAAAAAGCTGCAGAAGCGAAGGCTTTCATGACGTTTATGGCAGAGGCGTTGAAAAACAACAAAAGTGTCGACGACGAAGCTGTTGTTTCTGCGATCGAAAACCATCTTGCTTTTTTACAAAAAGACCATCCGATTGATGCGAGAGCATTTGCCGAGCAGGCAAGATTTTTCCTATCAGATGAGTTCCACCGCGCGATGTTGGAAGAACAGCAAACGGGATTAAGCTACTACATTTGCATTGCTGCCGAAAATTACGCTTCCAAGTAA
- a CDS encoding alanyl-tRNA editing protein: MDDRLYYQDAYTRTFSAQVTRTGVEQDGTPYVVLNQTAFYPTGGGQPSDLGVLEEIRVVDVEEVDGEIRHRLEAPLSESTAEVTGHIDWDRRFDHMQQHAGQHILSASFLEILQAETVAFHLGKERVTIDVRLDELTADVWEKVEKRANQIVLENHPIIARFVDDEELATLPLKKQPTVTENIRVVMIPDFDYNPCGGTHPARTGEVGMIKILGWERHRGNIRLEFICGWRALRDYNQKQAVVRDTAKLLATNEGELIAQTERLLAERDTLKAKVAEVDKQLLEVEVNQQLTAATKLGHSRLIMRTFTDKTIQQLQQFAQLATALAPDAICLLAATAEDKMQVVFARGQEVNIAINQVLKETLPIINGKGGGNPAMAQGGGQSVVDAEEVLLHARNLLEASLM; encoded by the coding sequence ATGGACGACAGACTCTATTATCAGGATGCCTATACAAGAACCTTCTCGGCCCAGGTGACGAGGACTGGTGTCGAGCAAGATGGGACACCTTACGTGGTACTGAATCAAACGGCTTTTTACCCTACTGGAGGCGGACAGCCTTCCGACCTGGGCGTATTGGAAGAGATTCGTGTGGTAGATGTGGAAGAGGTAGATGGCGAAATTCGTCACCGACTGGAGGCTCCTTTGTCCGAAAGCACAGCGGAAGTAACGGGGCACATCGATTGGGACCGCCGCTTCGATCACATGCAGCAGCATGCTGGTCAACACATTTTATCGGCGTCTTTCCTGGAAATCTTGCAGGCGGAGACCGTCGCCTTTCACCTGGGCAAAGAGCGTGTCACCATTGATGTACGACTGGATGAGTTGACTGCAGATGTATGGGAGAAGGTAGAAAAGCGAGCGAATCAGATTGTTTTGGAAAACCACCCCATCATTGCACGGTTTGTTGATGACGAGGAATTGGCAACGCTGCCCTTGAAAAAACAACCGACTGTTACGGAAAATATTCGCGTCGTGATGATACCTGATTTTGATTACAATCCATGTGGAGGAACACATCCAGCGCGGACGGGCGAAGTCGGGATGATCAAGATCTTGGGCTGGGAGCGGCATCGCGGAAACATTCGTTTGGAATTTATCTGTGGCTGGCGAGCTTTGCGGGACTATAACCAAAAGCAAGCTGTCGTTCGTGATACGGCGAAGTTGCTCGCTACCAATGAAGGAGAACTGATCGCACAGACGGAACGTCTCCTTGCAGAACGCGACACCTTGAAGGCAAAAGTGGCAGAAGTGGATAAGCAGCTCTTGGAAGTGGAAGTCAATCAACAATTGACTGCTGCCACCAAACTCGGTCATTCTCGCCTCATAATGCGCACCTTCACAGACAAAACCATTCAACAGCTTCAGCAGTTCGCACAGCTGGCTACTGCTCTGGCGCCAGATGCGATTTGCCTCTTGGCTGCTACTGCCGAAGACAAAATGCAAGTCGTGTTTGCTCGTGGACAAGAAGTCAACATAGCCATCAATCAAGTGTTGAAAGAAACCTTGCCGATCATTAACGGAAAAGGCGGGGGAAATCCTGCCATGGCACAGGGTGGCGGGCAGTCAGTAGTGGATGCGGAAGAAGTATTGCTGCATGCACGCAATCTGCTGGAAGCCTCGCTGATGTAA